GTTTTCTAGCAGTTCCTTTAATTTTGGGATGTCCCATTGGTGGTCACCCAGTTCATAAAGGAATTGCCCTTCGGTATTTTTCCGGGTCACGCCGAATGTCTGGTAAAAAGCACGGCTGGCTGAGATAACCTTCAACTTTTCATTGAGCACCAGCAACGGCTCCCGTACGGTATCGACAATGCCCTGGGCATAGGAAAAGGCAGCCTTCACCTGGTTGATATCGATGAAAGATGCCACCACTCCCTCAATAGAATTATCGCTCGTGCGATAAGGGTGAACCCTCATTGAGTACCAGCGTCCATCCTCGGTCTGGACATCTTGCTCAACCGGGACAAGTGTTTCCAGCACCCGGCGGGCTACCACAGACATCCCATCTGCCTTCAGGCGGGAAGATATGTCCTCAACCGGGCGGCCAACATCCGTGCTAATAAAGTTGAACAGCGTGGTGGCAGCCGGGGTGAAGCGCCGGATGCGTAGCTTTTCATCCAGGAAAATAGTAGCGATAGCCGTGCTGTTAAGCAGGTTACGCATATCATCGCTAACATCAGTGAGCTCTTCAATTTTCTTTTCGCGTTCGGTATTAACGGTTGTCAGCTCTTCATTGACTGACCTGAGCTCTTCACGTGAGGTTTCCAGTTCCTCGTTGGCGCTTCTAAGTTCTTCATTCGTGGACATGTATTCTTCATTAGCGCTCCGCAGCTCTTCATTGGCTGTCTCCAGTTCCTCGATAGTGCCGCGCAGGGTTTCCCGGGTAGTTTGAAGCTCTTGTTCCATCTCGCGGCGTTGTGCTTCGGTTAAAGTCTCTCCCTTTACCTTCCGTCGTCGAGGTCGGTGTAAGTCCTCGAAAGTAACTATCATACTGCCAGCCAACTTGCTCAGCGGGCGGACTTTCAGCTTCACGGACTGCGTTTCACCGTTATGCTTCACGCGGAGGCCTTCGCGGCATACCTCCTTTTGTTCCTGGGATGCTTCGTGAAGCGCCGTTGTCAGCGCCAAACGCAGGTCTGTATCAATCATTCCCAGCAAGTCACTGCTCGGATTGCCCTCCGGCAGATGCAGGTATTTGCCGGTATTGCCGTGGGTATATATTACCTTGTAATCACGGTTGACGATGATCGAAGGCGGCAAGGCTTCCAGGAGAATCTGCTCGGACGTTGGTCCCGCGGGAGGCTTGGCCACAGGCAACGGCAACGCAGAAGCATCCGTAATTTCCCCCAAAGCTGGTTGCCCGGTAAATATTGCGTGCGGCGCCCCCTGCTTATGGACTGGCCGGTAGATGCGCCACTTGCTGTCAACGGTGGTGAATAAATCAGGGGTCTCTCCAATCGTCTCCGCTGTTCCCAGGAAGAGGAGTCCCCCTTCGTTGAGGGAGTAATGCAAGCGCGGAATTATTTTCTTCTGCAAATCGGTATCGAAGTAGATGAGCAGGTTACGCACCGAGACGATATCCATACGGGAATACGGCGGATCAGACACCAGGTCGTGCACTGCGAAAATGAGTTTTTCCCTGATGTTTTTCTTGACATGGTAGGAAGCCCCTGACCGGGTAAAGAACTGTTCTAAGCGCTCCTCACCTACATCCGGAGCAATAGTCTCCGGGTAAAGGCCAGCCCGGGCAAAAGTTATAGTATCCGTATCCAGGTCGGTGCCAAAGATCTGGAGGTCATAACGCCGCTTTGACTCCTCGGCGTTTTCTACCAGTAACATGGCAAGTGAGTAGGCTTCCTCTCCGGTTGAGCACCCCGGTATCCATGCCCTTACTGAGCTTCCTTCCGGCTTTGCGCTGAGTATTTTGCCTATTTCTTTCTTGAGAGCGACAAAGGCTTCCCTGTCCCTGAAGAAAGCGGTCACATTGATGAGGAAGTCTTTCATCAGTTCCTCAATTTCGGATGGGTGTTCCTGCAGAAACCGGAGGTATTCTTCGCTTGTCTCAATCCGATTCACACTCATACGGCGCTCTATCCGGCGAGTGATGGATGATACTTTATAACCTGAAAAATCGCGCCCGGTCCTTGCCCGAACCAGGGACAGGATATTTCTCAAGCTGGTATCATCCTTTTCCATAGCTTCACGGGTCGCTTCTCGCTGCCGGCTTGACTTGCGCTGGTACTTTATCAGTTGATCGGCCATTACTTCAGGCTTCAAGACGTAGTCCGCCACACCGGCATCGATAGCTGCACGGGGCATTCCGTCATACTTTGCCGATTCCGGGTCCTGTACAATAACGAGACCATGCCTGGCTTTGACAGCTTTGGCGCCATCGGTCCCGTCACTTGCTGTGCCGGAGAGGATGATAGCGACAGCCTGTTCCCCTACATCTTCAGCAAGGGAGTGGAAAAATATATCGATGCCATGCGCTAGACTGGGGCGGACTGGTTGTAGCTGTAGCCAGAGAGTACGGTCTCTAATAATCATATCTTTGCCGGGAGGTATAACGTACACGTTGTCCGGTTCGACCCGGGTGTTTTCTGCCACCTCATGGACAGGTATGCTGGATACTCTGCCAAGCAACTCGGTCAACCGGCTGGGCTGAGAAGGAGCCAAGTGCTGGATGAGGACAAAAGCCATTCCGATATCGGCAGGCACCTTACCGAGAAAGTCGGTCAATGCTTCCAAGCCTCCGGCAGAAGCCCCAATGCCTACAACAAGGAAATCGTGGGGACTCTCCTTATTTTCAGGAGCCTGTACTGATTGAACATGGTCTAACCCGGCTTCTTTTTTAGTTCTCGCTGCTTTCCTGGCTGGCATTTATCCTCCTCCGGAGTTAGTCACCATTTGCTTCCCGCTGATTACCCCGGATTCTACTTGTTCAGGTTCGATTGCTTCTTTTGTATTATCTGACCTCAATCCGCACCTCAATTTAGTGATAGACATAGCCTAAATATATATCGTTTTAGCTATTTTACTCCCTCTCGAAAAATCAAGCAACCATTTCGATACACATAAGTAGTTGCGTATATACAAGACAATTTCCTTGCTGTTATCCTAGGTAAAGTGGTGTACATACTTACGCATATTACATCGCATGACAGGGAGTATAACGTAGCGTGAGTGAAGGATGGAAGGATGAAATGATCTGGAATTTTGATCCTGGAGAAAATAAAGGAGGATTCATGAAAAGGGTAATATTTTCCGGCAAACCAGGCAAAGCAATGCTTCATATTCTGACCGTGTTCGCATTGATTGGAGTATTTATCTTTGCCCCCGTAGCTGCGAATAACGTAGCTGCAGCTCCATTAACTGTACCCGTCAATATGATATATTACGGGTGGCATGATGCTACCGTTGACAACAATATAATTAGTGCCCAGCCTGAATATCTAGTCAGTAATAGCCCCGCCGGTCCGTGGAGAGGGAATGCCAGTATCAGCAAGTTTACCTCTGCCGGTATCAAGTACTTTGAGTATATCGACGGCGGTTACGAAGGTGCTGTGGCACAGGCTATTCCTAACGATCTGCAATCTAACCTGAACTACATTAATGCCGCGGCTGCGGCTGGCGCTTATGGAGTATTCCTGGACGAAGTGTCATCTTACCCGTCTGCCGCGTCACTTTACTATCTGAAGCAGATAGCCGACAGAGCCCATTCACTGGGACTGAAAGTGGTTTTCAATATCGGCGTCGATTCCTGGTCTGATTCATTAATGGATTACGCTGATTTCATCAACAGCTCTGAAATCTGGAACAATGCACCTTTGACCGCCAGCCAGAGCAAGTGGGCAAGCAGAACCTGGTTATTAACACAGAATGTAACCAGTGCAACTACGGCGGCTTATCTAACCAATGCCGCTATAAGCAAAGGAATAGACGCCCATTATGCAAGTACTACATACGGAGCTCTACCAACCTGGTTAGGAACCTACGTTGCTCAGATTATTCAGCCCTCAGTGGCTCCCGCTATTGCTACAGGGACGGCCACCGGTATAACTGTTAACGGCGCAACCCTCAATGGTACTCTTTCCAGTATGGGTTCCAGCAGCAGTGTCTCGGTTAGCTTTGACTGGGGTTTAACAACCAGCTATGGAAATACTACGGCAGCTAGCTCGATGGCTAACATCGGAGCATCCAGTGCTGCTATAACCAACCTGGCATCCAATACAACCTACCACTTTAGAGTGAAGGCAGTTGGCAGTTCAACGGTATATGGCAGTGATAATACTTTTCAGACTGCAACCGCAACTTCCGTTCCCGCTTCAGGGAATACGGCAGGCACAGTTATAGGTACCCCCGTAGCCACCGGCGGAGCAAGTGAATACAGCTTTAACCTCATGATCACCAGCACCACAGTCGCAGGTTTAACCGCGGGTCAGCAGGTATGGGTTGCGGCTACCACCACCGATTTTCCCAACCTGCTTACATCCGGGGCTACCTTAACGGGCGACCTGGATAAGTCTCTCGGCTGGTGGATTTTTAAGAGTACCGGCACGACTTCACCTCCTGTCGTAGACCTCGCTCCTATTGCGCCTGTGACCGGGAATACGGCAGGTACAGTTGTAGGTACACCTGTAGCCACCGGCGGTGCAAGTGAATACAGCTTTAACCTCATGATCACCAGCACCACAGTCGCAGGTCTAACCGCGGGTCAGCACGTATGGGTTGCGGCTACCACCACCGATTTTCCCAACCTGCTCACATCCGGGGCTACCTTAACAGGCGACCTGGATAAGTCTCTCGGCTGGTGGATAATGAAAAAGTGAAACATCCCTTAGATTGCATCAATGCTTTTCAATCCGGACGCATCTAATCTTAAGAGGGGCTATCTGAAGATTCGGATAGCCCCTCGACTCGCCACTGTACATTAATAAATAGTCAACAAGCAAGCGCTACTAAAAAGAGTATGAAAACAATGAGGATATCAAGGACATTTAGGAGGCTGACATGGATCCAGAAAAAAGAACACTGTGCAAGGCAGTAGAAGCGGAATTAATTGGTGCATCGGCATTTATGGAGGCTGAAGAACTATTGGACGGCGAAGGACCAGATTACTTTCGCGGCTTCATGCAGGGATACTCTCACTGTCTGCAATTGGCCGAAAAGTTCGATGCTCTCTATCAGTCTATCAGCAGTGAGGAGGAATTACAGTAACATCTTATGTTCGATGCCCTTGAGGTACCCACGTAGTTGGTGTCCTGGGCTGACTAGATAGCCAATCGCGTCTCACTTTTGCGAACTCGGTTGGTATTTTCCCGGAGACAACTTATATTGCCGCAGCAACTCTGCATATTCCTCAAGCCATGCCGGCAGATCATAGTATCCCAAACTAGAGTCGGTAATATAAGAATAAGCCAGCCCTTTTTGCCAGGCATTAACGGTCAGGTTGAAAGCATCCTGTGCTGTGTACCCCGGACTGAATCCGGTAACGCTAATCCGGTAGCCCCAATCAAGCTGGACTTTGCTAAGGTCCTGGCCATGCCAGTTCTCGCTAGAATGCATCAGGTCAAAGCCGCCTTTAGTAAAGAACCAGGGATCAAAGTTGTTCACCCCCACGTTACCCCAGGTGATCAGTCCAAAGCTATGCGCAAGGTCAGTAAGTTCTTTCAGATACGCTTTACCCTTTTCATCCGGGAAACTACTGATCTCATCAATAAATACACCATCCACACCATCAACCAGCGCCATGTCCTGAATCAACTTCCTGTTCATTTCCAGAGTGTACCATTTAGAATCGATGTTACCGCCGCTTTGGGTTCCTTCATAACCGGCCGTTATGTATCCGATAACCCTGATACCGGCCGCTTTGTATTTGGAGACATTGTGAAAGACATCTGACCTATGTCCGCCAATTTTGGCCCATAACCCCTGCGATGTGTTGATAACAAGATATTGAGGTCTGACGCCGAGGACAAGCGAGTCAGTTTTATCGAAAAGCGGTCCGTAGTGAAAGACGGCTAACGGTAAGGTGCTGATGGGCAGCCCCTTCAGCAACGGCGGGGTGACAGATAATACGCTGATAGTGATAGTTTGCGAGGTGGCTGATTGGCCGTCCGAAACGCTAAATATGACGTTATCGTAAGTACCGACTGATTTGGGGATAAAGGAGAAAACCCGCGTCGCGCTATTAAAGGTCGCTCCGGGAGGTAGATTTAATGCCGTGTAAGTCAGATTGTCATTTTCGGGGTTGTTTGCCCGTACAGTAAATTCAATAAGACTACCTTGAGATACAGTCTTATTGCCGATAGTCTCTAGAGCAGGAGACTGTTGTGTTACAGGCGCAGGAAATAAAGATAATACAGTTATGGAAACAGTTTCCGAGACAGTTACCTGTCCATCCGAAACGCTAAATATGACATCATC
The genomic region above belongs to Dehalococcoidales bacterium and contains:
- a CDS encoding chemotaxis protein CheB — encoded protein: MPARKAARTKKEAGLDHVQSVQAPENKESPHDFLVVGIGASAGGLEALTDFLGKVPADIGMAFVLIQHLAPSQPSRLTELLGRVSSIPVHEVAENTRVEPDNVYVIPPGKDMIIRDRTLWLQLQPVRPSLAHGIDIFFHSLAEDVGEQAVAIILSGTASDGTDGAKAVKARHGLVIVQDPESAKYDGMPRAAIDAGVADYVLKPEVMADQLIKYQRKSSRQREATREAMEKDDTSLRNILSLVRARTGRDFSGYKVSSITRRIERRMSVNRIETSEEYLRFLQEHPSEIEELMKDFLINVTAFFRDREAFVALKKEIGKILSAKPEGSSVRAWIPGCSTGEEAYSLAMLLVENAEESKRRYDLQIFGTDLDTDTITFARAGLYPETIAPDVGEERLEQFFTRSGASYHVKKNIREKLIFAVHDLVSDPPYSRMDIVSVRNLLIYFDTDLQKKIIPRLHYSLNEGGLLFLGTAETIGETPDLFTTVDSKWRIYRPVHKQGAPHAIFTGQPALGEITDASALPLPVAKPPAGPTSEQILLEALPPSIIVNRDYKVIYTHGNTGKYLHLPEGNPSSDLLGMIDTDLRLALTTALHEASQEQKEVCREGLRVKHNGETQSVKLKVRPLSKLAGSMIVTFEDLHRPRRRKVKGETLTEAQRREMEQELQTTRETLRGTIEELETANEELRSANEEYMSTNEELRSANEELETSREELRSVNEELTTVNTEREKKIEELTDVSDDMRNLLNSTAIATIFLDEKLRIRRFTPAATTLFNFISTDVGRPVEDISSRLKADGMSVVARRVLETLVPVEQDVQTEDGRWYSMRVHPYRTSDNSIEGVVASFIDINQVKAAFSYAQGIVDTVREPLLVLNEKLKVISASRAFYQTFGVTRKNTEGQFLYELGDHQWDIPKLKELLENILKEDRVFEGYQVEHDFPGVGHRLMLLNARRFYDGAGATQSILLAMEDATSRPGLETYTEGKDVRKRKS
- a CDS encoding putative Ig domain-containing protein, coding for MQYRENQLIRGAILTSIILFTFTVMLIYTGTKVTEKTVNQPPMPVPAINLSPVLETIGNKTVSQGSLIKFTVRASDSENDNLTYTASNLPPGATLNSVTRVFSFVPESVGTYDDVIFSVSDGQVTVSETVSITVLSLFPAPVTQQSPALETIGNKTVSQGSLIEFTVRANNPENDNLTYTALNLPPGATFNSATRVFSFIPKSVGTYDNVIFSVSDGQSATSQTITISVLSVTPPLLKGLPISTLPLAVFHYGPLFDKTDSLVLGVRPQYLVINTSQGLWAKIGGHRSDVFHNVSKYKAAGIRVIGYITAGYEGTQSGGNIDSKWYTLEMNRKLIQDMALVDGVDGVFIDEISSFPDEKGKAYLKELTDLAHSFGLITWGNVGVNNFDPWFFTKGGFDLMHSSENWHGQDLSKVQLDWGYRISVTGFSPGYTAQDAFNLTVNAWQKGLAYSYITDSSLGYYDLPAWLEEYAELLRQYKLSPGKYQPSSQK